The genome window TCCAGGTGCCCGGCCGCGGGCGCGCCGTCGTCGAGACCATCGGCAAGGGTGCCCTGCTCGGCTGGTCGTGGCTGTGCCCACCCCGGCAGTGGCACCTCGGGGCCGAGACCCGGGACGCCGTCCACGCCTGGGAGTTCGACGCCGACGCCGTGCGCGACCTGTGCGCCGAGCACCCGGCGCTGGGCATGGCGCTGGTCACCGTCGTGGCCGAGACCATCGGGGACCGGCTTCGAGCCACCCGCACCCGGCTGCTCGACCTCTACGGTCCGACGGGATCGCAGGGGAGCTCTTCGGCGCCATGACCCTCACCCCCCTTCCCTACCGCGTGGTGGACCGCCGCGACGAGACGCACGACACGGTCACCCTCGTACTGGAGCCCGACGGAGAGGCCCTGAGTCCCTTCGCGCCGGGCCAGTTCGCGATGGTGTACGCGTTCGGCGTCGGCGAGATCCCGGTGTCCGTGTCCAGGGCCGCCGCCGACGGACAGCGGCTGACGCACACCGTCCGGGCCGTCGGGGCCGTCTCCCGCGCGCTGTGCGGCCTGCGGGCCGGAGCGGCGGTCGGTGTGCGCGGCCCGTTCGGCACAGGCTGGGATCCGGCGGCCGCCCGCGGTCACGATCTGCTCGTCATCGGCGGCGGCATCGGACTCGCCCCGCTGCGCCCCCTGATCGACGCCGTCCTCACCGAGCCGCACGGGTACGGGCGGCTGAACGTCCTCGCCGGTGCCCGCACCCCCGGCGATCTCCTCTACCAGGACGAGTTCCCCACCTGGGCACGGCCGTTCGCCGCCGTCGTCGTGGACCGGCCGTCCGGTGGCTGGAGGGGCCGGGTCGGAGTCGTCACCGCCCTGCTCCCCGAAGCCCGGTTCACGCCGGCCGACACGACCACGTTCGTCTGCGGGCCCGAGGTGATGATCCGCGCGACGGCACGCGCGCTGGCCGGCAAGGGAGTGCGCCCCGACCGTATCCGTGTCTCCCTCGAACGCAACATGCGCTGTGCCACCGGCCACTGCGGCCACTGCCAGCTCGGGCCGCTGCTGCTCTGCCGCGACGGCCCCGTCGTCGGCCACGACCAGGCCGAGCCCCTGCTCGCCGTAAGGGAGCTGTGACATGAGCGACCGGAACGAACCGGGAGACCCGAGCGCCCTGAGGCACCCGAGCGAGCCGAGGCACCTGGGCGCCGGCACCGCACGGCCCACCCGTC of Streptomyces phaeolivaceus contains these proteins:
- a CDS encoding cyclic nucleotide-binding domain-containing protein — protein: MTGQPDGPGGAGVLAALPAEHSGRLTALAREAVFPAATRIFEEGERADRFWIVRSGTVALDVQVPGRGRAVVETIGKGALLGWSWLCPPRQWHLGAETRDAVHAWEFDADAVRDLCAEHPALGMALVTVVAETIGDRLRATRTRLLDLYGPTGSQGSSSAP
- a CDS encoding FAD/NAD(P)-binding protein encodes the protein MTLTPLPYRVVDRRDETHDTVTLVLEPDGEALSPFAPGQFAMVYAFGVGEIPVSVSRAAADGQRLTHTVRAVGAVSRALCGLRAGAAVGVRGPFGTGWDPAAARGHDLLVIGGGIGLAPLRPLIDAVLTEPHGYGRLNVLAGARTPGDLLYQDEFPTWARPFAAVVVDRPSGGWRGRVGVVTALLPEARFTPADTTTFVCGPEVMIRATARALAGKGVRPDRIRVSLERNMRCATGHCGHCQLGPLLLCRDGPVVGHDQAEPLLAVREL